The Xylophilus rhododendri region CTCGCAGGGCCTGATCGCCGACGGCCTGCATTCGCTGACCGACCTGCTCAGCGACATCATCGTGCTGGTGGCCGGCCCGCAGAGCCGCAAGGAGGCGGACGCGGAACACCCCTACGGCCACCAGCGCTTCGAGACCGCCGCCACGCTGGCGCTGGGGGTGCTGATGCTGGTGGTGGGCATCGGCATGGTGGCCTCCGCCGTCGTGCGGCTGGAGGCGCCCGAGGCGGTGCCGCCGGTGCATGCGGTGGCGCTGGGGGTGGCGGTGCTGGCGCTGGTCGCCAAGGAGGGGCTCTTCCGCTACATGCTGGCCATCGCCGAGCGGCTGCGCTCCACCCTGCTGGTGGCCAATGCCTGGCATGCGCGCTCGGACGCGGCGTCCTCGCTGGTGGTGGGCATCGGCATCGTCGGCAATCTCTGCGGCTATCCGCTGCTCGACCCGATCGCCGCGCTGATCGTCGGCGGCATGGTGGCCCACATGGGCTGGAAGTTCGGCTGGGGTGCGCTGCAGGACCTGATGGACCGCGGCGCGGACGCCGAGGCCCTGGCCGCCATCACCGCCACGCTGGCCGCCACGCCCGGCGTGCGCGGCGTGCACGACCTGCGCACCCGCCGCATGGGTGACCTGCTGGCGGTGGATGCGCATCTGGAGGTCGACGGCGCGCTGACCGTGGCCGCCGCCCACGAGATCACGGTGGAAGCCCGCCGACGGGTGATGGCCGAGCACAAGGTGCTCAGCGTCATGACGCACCTGGATCCGGTCTGACCGCGCCTCAGGCCGGCACGGCCTGGCGGATGCAGCGCACCACGATCTCGAAGGGCGCCAGCATCTGCTCCTGCGGCACGCTGGCGAAGCCCAGCAGCAGGCCGCTGCGGCGCCTGCGGCCCAGGTAGTAGCGCGACAGCGGCCGCACCAGCACGCCCTGCGCGGCGCAGGCCTCGGTGACGGCCACGTCGTCCATGCCCTCGGGCAGGGCCAGCACCAGGTGCAGGCCGGCGCCGGTGTCGTACTCGTGGATCCAGTCGGCGCCCAGCCACTGCTGCACCAGGGCGATCAGGAAGGCCCGGCGCGCCGCATACACCAGGCGCATCTTGCGGATGTGGGCGGCGTACAGGCCGCTGTCGATGAACTCGGCCAGCGCCGCCTGCATCAGCATGTGGCCGCCGCGGTAGAGCTCGGACTGGGCGGTTCGGAAGGCCGTCGCCACCGAGGCCGGCACCACCATGTAGGCGATGCGCAGGCCCGGGTAGAGCGTCTTGCTGAAGGTGCCGACGTAGATCACCTGCGCGGCGGGCGCGTTCGGCAGCAGGCCCTGCAGCGAGGCGATGGGCTGGCCGGCGAAGCGGAATTCGCTGTCGTAGTCGTCCTCCACCACCCAGGTGCCGTCGCGCGCCGCATGGGCCAGCAGATCGAGCCGGCGCGACATGCTCATCACCGCGCCCAGCGGGTACTGGTGCGAGGGTGTGACGAAGGCGAAGCGCGGCGCCTGCGCGGCGGGCCGGTCGCCCGGCGGCGGCCGCATGCCTTCGGCATCCACCGGCAGGGGCTTGAGCCGGATGCCGTTGATCTCCAGCACGCTGCGGGTACCCCAGTAGCCCGGCTCCTCCACCCAGGCGGTGTCGCCGGGATCGCCCAGCACCCGGGTGATCAGGTCGATGGCCTGGTGCACGCCTTCGGTCACCACGATCTGCTCCGGCTCGCACACCACCGACCGCGCCTGGCGCAGATAGACGGCCAGGCTGCGGTGCAGCGCCGGATGGCCGCCGCCGGCCGCATAACTCAGCATGGCCGGCGACTGGCTGCGCGCCAGCCGCGCCACGATCTTGGCCAGCTTCTGCTGCGGCACCTGGGTGATGTCGGGCAGGCCGGGCATGAAGGCGCCCCACTGGCGGGTCTGCGCCAGGGCCTT contains the following coding sequences:
- a CDS encoding cation diffusion facilitator family transporter; its protein translation is MPSHPDHAPTPPSHADAAVRAAAGTRSTWVSVAVNLGLASLQFAIGIFSASQGLIADGLHSLTDLLSDIIVLVAGPQSRKEADAEHPYGHQRFETAATLALGVLMLVVGIGMVASAVVRLEAPEAVPPVHAVALGVAVLALVAKEGLFRYMLAIAERLRSTLLVANAWHARSDAASSLVVGIGIVGNLCGYPLLDPIAALIVGGMVAHMGWKFGWGALQDLMDRGADAEALAAITATLAATPGVRGVHDLRTRRMGDLLAVDAHLEVDGALTVAAAHEITVEARRRVMAEHKVLSVMTHLDPV
- the pdxR gene encoding MocR-like pyridoxine biosynthesis transcription factor PdxR, which codes for MKPISVDLLAQRLEAERKARPDGAINRMLYECLRGAIHDASLPAASRLPPSRDLAAQLGISRNTVMHAYEQLMAEGYAKGLTGSGTYVADRIPDPPSLPRAAMASTHGAPAVAARLSRRGRQVIDKALAQTRQWGAFMPGLPDITQVPQQKLAKIVARLARSQSPAMLSYAAGGGHPALHRSLAVYLRQARSVVCEPEQIVVTEGVHQAIDLITRVLGDPGDTAWVEEPGYWGTRSVLEINGIRLKPLPVDAEGMRPPPGDRPAAQAPRFAFVTPSHQYPLGAVMSMSRRLDLLAHAARDGTWVVEDDYDSEFRFAGQPIASLQGLLPNAPAAQVIYVGTFSKTLYPGLRIAYMVVPASVATAFRTAQSELYRGGHMLMQAALAEFIDSGLYAAHIRKMRLVYAARRAFLIALVQQWLGADWIHEYDTGAGLHLVLALPEGMDDVAVTEACAAQGVLVRPLSRYYLGRRRRSGLLLGFASVPQEQMLAPFEIVVRCIRQAVPA